The Saccharothrix variisporea genome has a segment encoding these proteins:
- a CDS encoding tyrosine-type recombinase/integrase, whose protein sequence is MSTTFKVKFWEIKKRAGRKRPWAVRWLTDKKEHSEWYANKPLATGRLSELMQAVRDGEPFDVETGLPVSELRRRNSLSFLEFSQSYMDLKWPDAAATTRGSTVEALATAAAAFVKDGVGRPSVTELRGVLSRNLLPPTTRDLELSGEEREVVDWLVRNSRPLFEVTDAVLLRGLLDALASKLDGKAAAATVYQRKRAVLFNLLSYAVERELIPDNPLTRVKRKAAKVVEQVDPRVVANPGQVARLLTAVTYVGRRNLDRGAHLAAFFGTGYYAAARPAEGLALREDDCTLPEEGWGLLMLGESRPAAGKRWTDSGEVHDRRGLKHRGRKEVRPVPIPPVLVHILRDHLDRYGAGPDGRLFRSLGGGVVSSSTYYRVWEEARQYALTPAQVASPLAARPYDLRHAAVSLWLNGGVPATEVAERAGHSVDVLLKVYAKCIDGQRETVNKTIEGLFEA, encoded by the coding sequence ATGAGCACGACATTCAAGGTCAAGTTCTGGGAGATCAAGAAGCGGGCTGGGCGTAAGCGGCCGTGGGCGGTCCGGTGGCTGACGGACAAGAAGGAACACTCGGAGTGGTACGCCAACAAGCCGTTGGCCACTGGGCGACTGTCCGAGTTGATGCAAGCCGTCCGGGATGGAGAGCCGTTCGATGTGGAGACAGGGCTTCCCGTCTCGGAGCTTCGGCGGCGCAACTCGTTGTCATTCTTGGAGTTCTCGCAGTCCTACATGGATCTGAAGTGGCCGGACGCTGCCGCTACGACGAGGGGTAGCACCGTGGAAGCGCTGGCGACTGCGGCTGCTGCGTTCGTCAAGGACGGCGTCGGGCGACCTTCGGTCACGGAGCTGCGGGGCGTGCTGTCGCGGAACCTGTTGCCTCCGACGACACGTGATCTTGAGCTGTCGGGGGAGGAGCGGGAGGTCGTTGACTGGCTCGTGCGGAACTCGCGGCCGTTGTTCGAGGTGACGGACGCTGTCCTGCTGCGGGGGCTGCTTGATGCGCTGGCGTCGAAGCTGGATGGCAAGGCGGCTGCGGCCACGGTCTACCAGCGGAAACGGGCGGTGCTGTTCAACCTGCTGTCTTACGCGGTCGAGCGGGAGTTGATCCCGGACAACCCGTTGACCAGGGTGAAGCGGAAGGCCGCGAAGGTCGTCGAGCAGGTTGACCCCCGAGTGGTGGCGAACCCTGGTCAGGTGGCGCGGCTGTTGACGGCGGTGACCTACGTCGGGCGGCGAAACCTGGATCGCGGTGCGCACCTGGCGGCGTTCTTCGGTACGGGCTACTACGCGGCTGCTCGGCCCGCTGAGGGCCTGGCGCTCCGAGAGGATGACTGCACCCTGCCCGAGGAGGGTTGGGGCCTCCTGATGCTCGGTGAGTCGCGGCCGGCGGCTGGGAAGCGGTGGACGGACTCCGGAGAGGTGCACGACCGGCGTGGGCTGAAGCACCGGGGGCGGAAGGAGGTGCGGCCGGTGCCGATCCCGCCGGTTCTCGTCCACATCCTGCGTGATCACCTCGACCGGTATGGAGCTGGCCCGGACGGGCGGCTGTTCCGGTCGCTGGGAGGCGGGGTGGTGTCCTCGTCCACCTACTACCGGGTGTGGGAGGAGGCCCGTCAGTACGCCCTTACGCCTGCTCAGGTGGCGTCTCCACTGGCAGCACGGCCGTACGACCTGCGGCACGCCGCAGTGTCGCTCTGGCTGAACGGGGGCGTTCCGGCTACCGAGGTCGCGGAGCGTGCTGGGCACTCCGTTGACGTGCTGCTGAAGGTGTATGCGAAGTGCATCGACGGGCAGAGGGAGACCGTGAACAAGACCATCGAAGGTCTCTTCGAAGCGTGA
- a CDS encoding FtsK/SpoIIIE domain-containing protein: protein MNGGKWVDPAPFEGVRPRVPWWMLLPGRVKWLAGVLALVWLAVVVVVRLVLVVVRYPVATLVPALAAWCWLRFGLSPLVLAVLSLVCALTVWYGLARESFLRHCWYRLLTDWRRATVYVPRWRTVVRLAELSKDSRGREHRPVLRRVRSEGWRDRVRVRMIPAQSPEAWELRREGLAHSFGARSCRVRVLRPRVVELDFVHRDPLLRPLPVPPLSESAEVDLRRVTVGRTESGKPWRLRLLGSQVLVVGVPGAGKGSVLWSLVWQLAPAVRAGMVRLVGIDPKGGMELGQCPDAFDRVVYDNGPDAVDLLEEMAAEVKERASRYRGVRRLWARSTGEPFTVLVVDELADLIAYQQDKQIRERAARAIQTITSQGRAPGYAVVGLVQDPRKEVISFRHLFTTRVALRLDEPQQVDMVLGDSVRQRGAAAHEISENTPGVAWVKTDGQREPDRARAFHVTDADLVELGVFLAPATVHDLPTRPDGAGEAAA, encoded by the coding sequence ATGAACGGCGGGAAGTGGGTTGATCCGGCTCCGTTCGAGGGTGTTCGGCCTCGGGTGCCGTGGTGGATGTTGTTGCCGGGCAGGGTGAAGTGGCTGGCGGGCGTGCTGGCGCTGGTGTGGCTGGCCGTCGTCGTGGTCGTGCGCCTGGTGCTCGTTGTCGTGCGGTACCCGGTGGCCACGTTGGTGCCAGCGTTGGCGGCCTGGTGCTGGTTGCGGTTCGGCCTGTCGCCGCTGGTGCTGGCGGTGTTGTCGCTGGTCTGTGCCCTGACGGTCTGGTACGGGTTGGCGCGGGAGTCGTTCTTGCGGCACTGCTGGTACCGGCTACTCACGGATTGGCGGCGGGCGACCGTGTACGTGCCCCGTTGGCGGACCGTCGTGCGGCTGGCTGAGCTGTCCAAGGACAGCCGGGGACGTGAACACCGCCCGGTGCTGCGGCGAGTGCGTTCGGAGGGGTGGCGGGATCGGGTCCGCGTGCGGATGATCCCCGCTCAGTCGCCCGAAGCCTGGGAGCTGCGCCGAGAGGGGTTGGCGCACTCGTTCGGCGCTCGGTCGTGCCGGGTGCGGGTGCTGCGTCCGAGGGTCGTTGAGCTGGACTTCGTGCACCGTGACCCGTTGCTGCGGCCCTTGCCGGTTCCGCCGCTGTCGGAGTCGGCTGAGGTGGATCTTCGGCGGGTGACGGTCGGGCGGACGGAGAGCGGCAAGCCGTGGCGGCTGCGTTTGCTGGGCTCGCAGGTGCTCGTGGTGGGTGTGCCGGGTGCGGGTAAGGGCTCGGTGTTGTGGTCGCTGGTGTGGCAGCTCGCCCCGGCGGTTCGGGCGGGCATGGTGCGGTTGGTGGGCATCGATCCCAAGGGCGGGATGGAGCTCGGGCAGTGTCCGGACGCTTTCGACCGGGTCGTGTACGACAACGGGCCGGACGCCGTGGACCTGTTGGAAGAGATGGCTGCCGAGGTCAAGGAGCGGGCCAGCCGCTATCGGGGCGTCCGACGCTTGTGGGCGCGGTCCACGGGTGAGCCGTTCACGGTGCTGGTGGTGGACGAGCTGGCGGACCTGATCGCCTACCAGCAGGACAAGCAGATCCGGGAGCGGGCGGCGCGGGCTATCCAGACGATCACTTCCCAGGGGCGGGCTCCGGGCTACGCGGTGGTGGGTCTGGTGCAGGACCCGCGCAAGGAGGTGATCAGCTTCCGGCACCTGTTCACCACACGGGTGGCCCTGCGGCTGGACGAGCCACAGCAGGTGGACATGGTCCTAGGGGACAGCGTGCGGCAGCGCGGGGCTGCGGCGCACGAAATCAGCGAGAACACCCCCGGCGTGGCGTGGGTGAAGACGGACGGGCAGCGGGAACCGGATCGGGCTCGGGCCTTCCACGTCACGGACGCGGACCTGGTCGAGCTGGGTGTGTTCCTCGCCCCGGCCACCGTGCACGACCTCCCGACTCGGCCGGACGGCGCGGGGGAGGCGGCGGCGTGA
- a CDS encoding NUDIX hydrolase codes for MSRTDYLNDPNAPKPNSIRVAVSAIVQDPTGRLLMIRRTDNDKYAIPGGGQDVGETLAQAVVREVEEETGIHVEVTGLVGLYSNPNHVIAYDDGEVRQEFSICFRAQPIGGELRTSNESKEVLWVEPNRLPDLDIHPSIRLRIEHGLSNRAEPYFT; via the coding sequence ATGAGCCGGACCGACTACCTCAACGACCCGAACGCCCCGAAGCCCAACAGCATCCGGGTGGCCGTCAGTGCCATCGTCCAGGACCCCACCGGCCGCCTCCTGATGATCCGCCGCACCGACAACGACAAGTACGCCATCCCCGGCGGCGGCCAGGACGTAGGCGAAACCCTCGCCCAAGCCGTCGTGCGCGAGGTCGAGGAGGAAACCGGCATCCACGTGGAGGTCACCGGCCTGGTCGGCCTCTACTCCAACCCCAACCACGTCATCGCCTACGACGACGGCGAAGTCCGCCAGGAGTTCTCCATCTGCTTCCGCGCTCAACCCATTGGGGGCGAGCTGCGCACAAGCAACGAGTCCAAGGAAGTCCTGTGGGTAGAGCCCAACCGCCTACCCGACCTGGACATCCACCCGTCAATCCGCCTACGCATCGAACACGGCCTAAGCAACCGCGCCGAGCCGTACTTCACCTGA
- a CDS encoding DUF5919 domain-containing protein: protein MANERLREALLRNGLDLDHVARATGVDPKTVERWITKGRIPYPRHRHTIASMVRETENYLWPDAVATERKAEIAESEVVKVYPHRNNIPADLWDRLLNDATEHIEVLSLAALFLVERPTFAKELRTKAENGTRVRLLFGDPTAREAARRSEEEQLGKGTVAARIRNALAFVRPLAEVPGIEVRLHKTTLYNSVFRFDDEMIVNTHVYGFPGAHAPALHLRRLSAGDLFETYSESLETVWAGAKRATF, encoded by the coding sequence ATGGCCAACGAACGCCTACGCGAAGCCCTCCTCCGCAACGGCCTGGACCTCGACCACGTGGCCCGCGCGACCGGCGTAGACCCCAAGACCGTCGAGCGCTGGATCACCAAGGGCCGCATCCCCTACCCGCGCCACCGCCACACCATCGCCTCGATGGTCCGCGAGACCGAGAATTACCTCTGGCCCGACGCAGTCGCCACCGAACGCAAGGCCGAGATCGCCGAGTCCGAGGTGGTCAAAGTCTACCCCCACCGCAACAACATCCCCGCGGACTTGTGGGACCGCCTCCTCAACGACGCCACCGAGCACATCGAGGTCTTGTCCCTGGCCGCCCTGTTCCTGGTCGAGCGCCCGACCTTCGCCAAGGAGCTTCGCACCAAGGCCGAGAACGGCACCCGCGTCCGCCTCCTCTTTGGCGACCCGACCGCCCGCGAGGCCGCCCGCCGCAGCGAGGAGGAGCAGCTAGGCAAGGGCACCGTCGCCGCCCGCATCCGCAACGCCCTGGCGTTCGTCCGCCCGCTGGCCGAGGTCCCCGGCATCGAGGTCCGCCTACACAAGACGACCCTCTACAACTCCGTCTTCCGCTTCGACGACGAGATGATCGTCAACACCCACGTCTACGGCTTCCCCGGAGCCCACGCCCCAGCACTCCACCTACGCCGCCTCTCCGCCGGCGACCTCTTCGAGACCTACTCGGAGAGCCTGGAGACCGTCTGGGCCGGGGCGAAGCGCGCCACCTTCTGA
- a CDS encoding HD domain-containing protein: MDLVAWAYAVAEGRLVLSLPRRWVHVQGVAKRAALAAGIVPEAERDLLMAAAVLHDVGYAQDVAETGFHALDGARYLEEQGFPERLCALVAHHSCAYREAELRGCSAELARWVDEETPLRDALWWADMTTGPDGDTTGIRERIAEIQARYGPEDLVTFFVRQAEPELVAAVERTEARLKAAGIEVR, encoded by the coding sequence ATGGACCTAGTCGCGTGGGCCTATGCGGTGGCTGAGGGTCGGCTCGTCTTGTCGTTGCCTCGGCGGTGGGTGCACGTTCAGGGCGTTGCGAAGCGGGCCGCGTTGGCGGCTGGGATCGTTCCGGAAGCGGAGCGGGATCTGTTGATGGCGGCGGCGGTTCTCCACGATGTTGGGTACGCGCAGGACGTGGCAGAGACTGGGTTTCATGCGCTTGATGGGGCGCGGTACCTCGAAGAGCAGGGCTTTCCTGAGCGGTTGTGTGCGCTGGTGGCTCATCACTCCTGCGCCTACCGGGAAGCGGAGTTGAGAGGGTGCTCGGCTGAGCTGGCGCGTTGGGTGGATGAGGAGACGCCGCTCAGGGATGCGCTGTGGTGGGCGGACATGACGACAGGGCCGGATGGGGACACGACGGGGATTCGTGAGCGGATCGCGGAGATTCAGGCGCGGTATGGGCCGGAAGACCTGGTGACGTTCTTCGTCCGTCAGGCGGAGCCTGAGCTGGTTGCGGCGGTGGAGCGTACGGAGGCTCGGTTGAAGGCCGCTGGCATCGAGGTCAGGTGA
- a CDS encoding helix-turn-helix transcriptional regulator gives MTVPEMLEALGGVSRDTFYKWRQTGKGPRCFSLPNGELRCRRVDFVAWLESLYGAAA, from the coding sequence ATGACCGTTCCGGAGATGTTGGAGGCCCTGGGTGGGGTCTCGCGGGACACGTTCTACAAGTGGCGGCAGACCGGGAAGGGGCCGCGCTGCTTCTCGCTCCCGAACGGGGAGCTGCGGTGCCGGCGAGTGGACTTCGTGGCCTGGCTGGAGTCGCTTTACGGGGCGGCGGCATGA
- a CDS encoding replication initiator produces the protein MKQPAALDVARAVAEEHGVCVRPLAKERVDLDTGRVDIVPVACGSTVASVCPTCAEKNRRLRMAQCREGWHLAEEPDFTSQAPSKDQRALTAYRADLVQAYRQAVEEDDEVGAEEVREEVAGVDAELRLMGVRGKLPALDARPRAVRKRSTRRRQDAPNLPRRPVQKRTVGRVFGGKYQPSTFLTLTLDSYGKVRSDGTPVDPATYDYRRAARDAVHFAALLDRFVQNLRRCVGWDVQYFSTVEPQRRLAPHWHAAIRGSISRAELRAVAEATYHQVWWPSHDEITYGGDRLPVWDARVKGFVDPVTREALPTWEQALDQVHAPAHVARFGVQVHSKGILGGTEEAGRHIGYLTKYLTKSIGECFDAQTARQEDHAERLCAELAVTPCSPQCPVWLLYGVQPRGARVSMEPGKCKGKAHKRSTLGVAGRRVLVSRKWSGKSLADHKHDRKEFVRQLLADVGITGDDQPKRVVWNNVQPGDPNVPPRPHLLLRAVAERRRWKAEYTAALLASASPPNHSATPQAA, from the coding sequence ATGAAGCAGCCGGCGGCGCTGGATGTGGCTCGGGCGGTGGCTGAGGAGCACGGTGTGTGCGTCCGGCCGTTGGCTAAGGAGCGGGTTGACCTCGACACGGGGCGGGTGGACATCGTGCCCGTGGCGTGTGGTTCGACGGTGGCCAGCGTGTGTCCCACGTGCGCGGAGAAGAACCGGCGGTTGCGGATGGCGCAGTGTCGGGAGGGGTGGCATCTCGCCGAGGAGCCCGACTTCACGTCTCAGGCTCCTAGCAAGGATCAGCGGGCGTTGACGGCTTACCGAGCCGACTTGGTGCAGGCGTACCGCCAGGCCGTTGAGGAGGACGACGAAGTCGGGGCGGAGGAGGTTCGTGAGGAGGTCGCCGGGGTTGATGCTGAGCTGCGGTTGATGGGAGTCCGCGGGAAGCTTCCGGCCTTGGATGCTCGGCCTCGGGCTGTTCGGAAGCGGTCTACGCGGCGTCGGCAGGATGCGCCGAACCTGCCTCGGCGGCCGGTGCAGAAGCGCACCGTGGGGCGGGTCTTCGGGGGCAAGTACCAGCCCTCGACCTTCCTCACACTGACGCTGGACAGCTACGGCAAGGTGCGCAGCGATGGCACCCCGGTGGACCCCGCTACCTACGACTACCGGCGCGCGGCTCGGGATGCGGTGCACTTCGCGGCGCTGTTGGACCGGTTCGTGCAGAACCTGCGGCGGTGCGTCGGGTGGGATGTGCAGTACTTCTCCACCGTCGAGCCTCAGCGTCGGCTGGCGCCGCACTGGCACGCGGCTATCCGGGGGTCCATCTCGCGGGCGGAGCTGCGGGCGGTCGCGGAGGCCACGTACCACCAGGTGTGGTGGCCCAGCCATGACGAGATCACGTACGGCGGGGACCGGCTGCCGGTGTGGGATGCACGGGTTAAGGGGTTCGTGGACCCGGTGACTCGTGAGGCGTTGCCTACCTGGGAGCAGGCGTTGGACCAGGTGCACGCGCCCGCCCACGTCGCCCGGTTCGGGGTGCAGGTGCACTCCAAGGGCATCCTCGGCGGGACCGAAGAAGCTGGCCGGCACATCGGGTATCTGACGAAGTACCTGACCAAGAGCATTGGCGAGTGCTTCGACGCCCAGACCGCCCGCCAGGAGGACCACGCCGAGAGGTTGTGTGCAGAGCTGGCTGTCACGCCCTGCTCGCCGCAGTGCCCGGTCTGGCTGCTCTACGGCGTCCAGCCGCGCGGGGCTCGGGTCTCGATGGAGCCTGGGAAGTGCAAGGGCAAGGCACACAAGCGGTCCACGCTCGGCGTCGCCGGGCGTCGGGTGCTGGTTTCGCGGAAGTGGTCCGGGAAGTCGCTCGCCGACCACAAGCACGACCGCAAGGAATTCGTTCGGCAACTGCTTGCCGATGTGGGGATCACCGGGGACGACCAGCCCAAACGGGTGGTCTGGAACAACGTGCAGCCCGGTGACCCGAACGTGCCCCCAAGGCCACACCTGCTGTTGCGGGCGGTCGCGGAGAGGCGTCGATGGAAGGCCGAATACACGGCGGCACTGCTCGCCTCGGCCAGTCCTCCAAACCATTCGGCAACTCCGCAAGCTGCGTAA
- a CDS encoding AMED_5909 family protein has protein sequence MAQRKKPDAWEAAYAVRTLKDAHEALGKVMPAPDAALSRWRVFYLRSAEVYRQVAEIDRGHHHEALYWAKREREKGEALPAE, from the coding sequence ATGGCGCAGCGGAAGAAGCCTGACGCCTGGGAAGCCGCCTACGCGGTCCGGACGCTCAAGGACGCGCATGAGGCGTTGGGGAAGGTCATGCCCGCGCCGGATGCGGCGCTGTCGCGCTGGCGGGTCTTCTACCTGCGGTCGGCGGAGGTGTATCGGCAGGTCGCCGAGATCGACCGGGGGCACCACCACGAGGCGTTGTATTGGGCGAAGCGTGAGCGCGAGAAGGGGGAAGCGCTCCCGGCGGAGTGA
- a CDS encoding FkbM family methyltransferase — MIHNLTEARGAAVAGALRVLARVTPFVEPELIGLRDIVRPGDTCVDIGAALGLYTVSLSRLVGPQGTVHSIEPLLFAHPALSYVLRPREGRNIVRHSVALGTREGKDVMSVPVRHGLPVTGRSFLTAGADGLGSNTEFADHLEVVVRTDTLDRFVAANGIERLDFVKADVEGAELRVLQGGTETIERFRPKLLLEIEERHLERFGYRAADVVEWLAERGYRMFAWQHRTWRQVERIRPDLRNYLFQAAPKA, encoded by the coding sequence GTGATCCACAACCTGACCGAGGCGCGCGGCGCGGCGGTGGCGGGTGCGTTGCGCGTGCTCGCCCGTGTTACGCCGTTCGTCGAGCCCGAGCTGATCGGCCTGCGCGACATCGTGCGACCCGGCGACACCTGCGTCGACATCGGCGCCGCGCTGGGCCTGTACACGGTGTCGTTGTCGCGCCTTGTCGGTCCACAAGGGACAGTGCACAGCATCGAGCCGCTGCTGTTCGCGCACCCCGCGCTGTCCTACGTGCTGCGCCCGCGCGAAGGGCGCAACATCGTGCGGCACTCGGTGGCGTTGGGCACGCGCGAGGGCAAGGACGTGATGAGCGTCCCGGTGCGCCACGGCCTCCCGGTCACCGGCCGGTCCTTCCTGACCGCCGGCGCGGACGGGCTCGGCTCCAACACCGAGTTCGCCGACCACCTGGAGGTCGTCGTCCGCACGGACACCCTCGACCGGTTCGTCGCGGCGAACGGTATTGAGCGCCTGGATTTCGTCAAGGCGGACGTGGAAGGCGCGGAACTGCGCGTGCTGCAAGGCGGAACCGAGACCATCGAGAGGTTTCGACCAAAACTTCTCCTGGAGATCGAAGAACGGCACCTGGAGCGCTTCGGATACCGCGCCGCGGATGTCGTGGAGTGGCTCGCGGAACGCGGCTACCGCATGTTCGCGTGGCAGCACCGCACCTGGCGCCAGGTCGAGCGCATCCGTCCTGACCTGCGCAATTACCTCTTCCAAGCCGCGCCCAAAGCCTAG